The following proteins are encoded in a genomic region of Acidobacteriota bacterium:
- a CDS encoding tetratricopeptide repeat protein, with protein MRMILGLLLLAVACGSPVEPPASWPEAELAADRLAWDDDASEMNGIWVGRRLGYLGRYDEAIDWYRQRLEEFPKSYRLRRHLGHRLITVRKFDEAIDVLEQARALAASHRNYLESDGAPNPTGEPRSTTHGNIDYHLGLAYYLVGEFDRAAESWSRCVQQWAKNDDGRVSAGHWWYTSLVRAGRFDEAAAVLELLPSDPDVIENHAYRNLIDLYAGRRGSDEPDADGETPTGAAWQYGLARWQIADGDVESGTAILEALATSDNRASFGVIAAEADLNADP; from the coding sequence ATGCGAATGATCCTCGGATTGCTTCTATTGGCCGTGGCGTGTGGGAGTCCCGTCGAGCCGCCGGCAAGTTGGCCCGAGGCCGAGCTAGCCGCCGATCGGCTGGCATGGGACGACGATGCCAGCGAGATGAACGGCATCTGGGTCGGTCGTCGACTGGGTTATCTGGGGCGTTACGACGAGGCCATCGACTGGTACCGGCAACGCCTCGAGGAGTTTCCGAAAAGCTATCGGTTGCGTCGCCACCTGGGGCATCGACTGATCACCGTTCGCAAGTTCGACGAGGCCATCGACGTGCTTGAGCAAGCCCGGGCTCTTGCCGCGTCGCATCGCAACTACCTGGAGTCCGACGGCGCCCCCAACCCGACCGGGGAGCCGAGGAGCACGACCCACGGGAACATCGATTACCACCTGGGGCTGGCCTACTACCTGGTGGGGGAGTTTGATCGCGCGGCCGAGAGCTGGAGTCGCTGTGTGCAGCAGTGGGCGAAGAACGACGACGGTCGGGTCTCCGCCGGTCACTGGTGGTACACGTCGCTGGTACGAGCGGGTCGGTTCGATGAAGCTGCGGCCGTATTGGAGCTTCTGCCGTCGGATCCGGATGTGATCGAGAATCATGCGTACCGGAATCTGATTGATCTGTATGCCGGACGGCGTGGATCCGACGAGCCGGACGCAGACGGTGAGACGCCGACCGGGGCGGCATGGCAGTACGGCCTGGCCCGCTGGCAGATTGCAGACGGCGACGTGGAGAGCGGAACGGCGATCCTCGAGGCACTGGCCACTTCCGACAATCGCGCATCGTTTGGCGTTATCGCTGCGGAGGCGGACTTGAACGCGGATCCGTAG
- the ubiA gene encoding putative 4-hydroxybenzoate polyprenyltransferase has protein sequence MVKFSHTLFALPFALSGAALAADRFGLAWPRVGWVLLAMVGARNAAMGFNRLADRRIDARNPRTAQRELPSGRLSTGAVWSFTLLLTGLFILATWQLGLLPFVVPASLIVFGYSYTKRFTWACHGVLGLALAIAPVGGWMALGGRFDWMIVALALAVLTWVAGFDVIYACQDREFDRESGLHSIPARFGTARALIISRGFHVATILAMVGVGVLGALNPLYWVGCAGIAGLLFYEHRLLKPDDLSKLGLAFFNLNGLVSVLYFVTLLVALVVPRLLA, from the coding sequence ATGGTCAAGTTTTCCCATACGCTCTTTGCGCTGCCCTTCGCCCTGTCGGGCGCGGCGCTGGCCGCCGATCGTTTCGGCCTGGCCTGGCCTCGGGTCGGCTGGGTTCTGCTGGCGATGGTCGGAGCACGGAATGCTGCCATGGGGTTCAATCGTCTGGCCGATCGTCGGATCGACGCCCGGAACCCGCGCACGGCTCAACGGGAACTTCCCAGCGGACGTCTCTCGACAGGCGCGGTCTGGTCGTTCACGTTGCTGCTGACGGGGCTTTTCATTCTTGCGACGTGGCAGCTCGGACTGCTTCCGTTCGTCGTGCCCGCCAGCCTGATCGTTTTCGGCTACTCCTACACGAAGCGTTTCACCTGGGCCTGCCACGGGGTGCTCGGCCTGGCCCTGGCCATCGCACCGGTCGGCGGGTGGATGGCACTGGGTGGACGCTTCGATTGGATGATCGTCGCGCTGGCTCTGGCGGTGCTGACCTGGGTCGCCGGATTCGATGTGATCTACGCGTGTCAGGATCGGGAGTTCGACCGGGAGAGCGGGCTACATTCCATCCCCGCACGTTTTGGAACGGCGCGGGCGTTGATCATCTCCCGGGGGTTTCACGTTGCGACGATCCTGGCCATGGTGGGAGTCGGCGTCCTCGGTGCGTTGAATCCACTCTACTGGGTCGGGTGTGCCGGGATCGCCGGGCTTCTGTTCTACGAACATCGACTCCTGAAACCCGATGATCTCTCGAAGTTGGGGTTGGCGTTCTTCAATCTCAACGGACTGGTCAGCGTGTTGTATTTCGTCACGCTACTCGTCGCCCTCGTCGTCCCACGCCTGCTGGCGTAA